In one window of candidate division KSB1 bacterium DNA:
- the hpt gene encoding hypoxanthine phosphoribosyltransferase, whose translation MTDQPCFDGNLSKYKILISRQEIDRRVKELARQISDDYRDKCPILIGVLNGAFIFLSDLIREMDIDCEVDFVKISSYGGGRVSTGQIKTKKLFDSHVDGRHILIVEDIADSGRSIKFLEQMFEGTKPASLKFASLLLKEGNAVVDFKLDYVGFTIPTKFVVGYGLDYDQKYRNLRDIYVLD comes from the coding sequence ATGACGGATCAACCATGTTTTGATGGAAATTTATCGAAGTATAAAATTCTGATCAGTCGTCAGGAGATCGATCGTCGCGTGAAGGAACTGGCACGTCAGATTTCTGATGACTATCGCGATAAGTGCCCTATCTTGATCGGAGTGCTGAATGGAGCATTTATCTTCTTATCTGATCTGATTCGAGAAATGGATATTGATTGCGAAGTGGATTTTGTCAAAATATCGAGCTATGGCGGTGGTCGCGTGTCTACTGGACAGATCAAGACCAAAAAACTGTTCGATAGCCATGTCGATGGTCGTCATATTTTAATCGTAGAAGACATCGCGGATTCTGGTCGGTCGATTAAATTTTTGGAGCAGATGTTTGAGGGGACAAAACCAGCTTCGTTGAAATTTGCTTCATTGTTACTGAAAGAGGGCAACGCCGTGGTCGATTTCAAACTCGATTACGTGGGTTTCACCATACCGACCAAATTTGTGGTTGGATATGGTTTAGATTATGATCAAAAATATCGCAATTTGCGCGACATCTATGTTTTAGATTAA
- the cdaA gene encoding diadenylate cyclase CdaA, with translation MMRLELLRIGFLTVSLIDVLDIAIISYILYKLYFFIRGSRAAQMFIGLVLILLASVVVQLLGLSGLNWIFENLKTVWLVAFVILFQPELRRILIYIGQMPLIRKIFKVTITPRVTEEVVKAAVELSRRGMGGLIVLVRNAGIKSIIESGQSIQAKVSVPLIVSIFNPRSPLHDGAIIIQNDVIEAAQCILPLSQNPNIGSQYGTRHLAAVGLSEESDALVIVVSEETGKISLAYDGRLHADLDPHVLRTTINELMQVVPGG, from the coding sequence ATGATGAGATTGGAATTGCTTCGTATTGGCTTTCTAACAGTTTCGTTGATCGATGTCCTGGATATCGCCATCATCTCGTATATCCTCTATAAGCTTTACTTCTTTATTCGGGGGTCTCGTGCTGCACAAATGTTTATCGGTCTCGTGTTGATCTTGCTGGCATCTGTGGTGGTGCAACTATTGGGGTTGAGCGGCTTGAACTGGATTTTCGAAAACCTGAAAACCGTCTGGCTGGTTGCATTTGTGATCCTGTTTCAACCAGAGCTGCGCCGAATTCTCATCTATATCGGCCAGATGCCTCTGATCAGGAAAATTTTTAAAGTAACGATTACGCCGCGCGTCACCGAAGAAGTGGTGAAGGCTGCCGTGGAGCTGAGCAGACGAGGGATGGGCGGGCTTATCGTATTGGTCCGCAATGCCGGGATTAAATCCATTATCGAGAGCGGGCAAAGCATCCAAGCGAAAGTCTCGGTTCCTTTGATTGTCTCCATTTTCAATCCCCGTTCCCCGCTTCATGATGGCGCTATCATCATTCAGAATGATGTCATTGAAGCGGCTCAATGCATCCTACCGCTCAGCCAGAACCCTAATATCGGTTCTCAGTATGGAACACGACACTTAGCGGCGGTGGGACTATCTGAGGAATCGGATGCGCTGGTGATTGTGGTTTCTGAGGAGACCGGCAAGATATCTCTGGCGTATGACGGCCGATTGCACGCGGACCTCGATCCCCATGTGCTCCGCACCACAATTAATGAACTGATGCAGGTTGTACCGGGAGGCTAA
- the folP gene encoding dihydropteroate synthase, translating to MGFSLKLAQMELARHYKLSVGAKTLDLSARTHIMGILNVTPDSFSDGGEYFEPDRAIARGMELARQGADIIDVGAESTRPGAEPISAEEEIARLLPVIRGLANLVDVPISVDTYKAPVAEAALHAGANMINDISGLRFDPDMKFVVARFQVPVVLMHIKGQPKNMQQDPHYDDVIGEICDYLAESIEMALAAGIPRDRIIIDPGIGFGKRLMDNYEIIRRLKEFSRLECPILVGPSRKSFIGKVLNLPPDQRLEGTIAAVVVAIQNGAHIIRVHDVLPMVRACQIADRLVGKIAV from the coding sequence ATGGGATTCTCATTGAAATTGGCTCAGATGGAACTTGCTCGGCATTACAAATTATCGGTTGGAGCTAAAACGTTGGACCTTTCAGCCAGAACCCATATTATGGGCATTCTGAATGTCACTCCGGATTCGTTTTCAGATGGAGGTGAATATTTCGAACCGGACCGCGCCATTGCTCGGGGAATGGAACTAGCCAGACAAGGGGCAGATATAATAGATGTGGGAGCCGAGTCCACCAGACCCGGGGCAGAACCGATCTCTGCAGAGGAGGAAATTGCGCGTCTGTTGCCAGTGATCCGAGGATTGGCGAATCTGGTGGATGTGCCAATTTCTGTGGATACTTATAAGGCGCCGGTGGCGGAAGCAGCTTTGCATGCCGGGGCCAATATGATCAATGACATCAGCGGGCTGCGATTCGATCCTGACATGAAATTCGTTGTGGCCCGATTTCAAGTGCCAGTCGTGCTGATGCATATCAAAGGCCAGCCAAAAAACATGCAACAGGATCCTCATTATGATGATGTGATTGGTGAGATCTGCGACTATCTAGCAGAAAGCATCGAAATGGCATTGGCTGCGGGAATTCCTCGCGATCGGATCATCATCGATCCTGGTATTGGCTTCGGTAAGCGATTAATGGACAATTATGAGATTATAAGGCGGCTGAAGGAATTTAGTCGGCTGGAATGTCCGATCCTGGTGGGTCCCTCGCGGAAATCGTTTATCGGCAAGGTGCTGAATTTGCCACCAGATCAGCGCCTGGAAGGGACGATTGCTGCTGTGGTTGTTGCAATCCAAAACGGTGCTCATATCATTCGGGTGCATGATGTGCTGCCAATGGTGAGAGCCTGTCAGATTGCAGATCGGTTAGTGGGAAAAATCGCTGTCTAA
- the ftsH gene encoding ATP-dependent zinc metalloprotease FtsH, which produces MIFWVSQWFKPGGTEDRQADLKQFKEWLETGKISEVMIKGQELQVILKGDDMERQPYQVVLPEQVDINTVFRWIDDYGLRVEAKPRTVEWWGYLLNALPFLILIIFWFVLLRRMQGGGAKGIFSFGKSRARMISENKLRVTFEDVAGADEAKQELKEIIDFLKEPEKFQKLGGKIPKGALLLGPPGTGKTLLAKAVAGEAGVPFFSMSGADFVEMFVGVGASRVRDLFEQGKKNAPCIIFIDELDAVGRHRGAGLGGGHDEREQTLNQLLVEMDGFDSNEGVILLAATNRPDVLDSALLRPGRFDRQIVVDRPDVRGREGILKVHTRKIPLGSDVDISVLAKGTPGFSGADLANMVNEAALLAARKNKKKVDMEDLEEAKDKVLMGTERKSLLISDEEKRSTAYHEAGHAMVAKLTPGSDPVHKVTIIPRGRALGVTTTLPLDEKHNYSKDYCERMLIHLLGGRAAEKIVLNQLTTGAGNDIERATEIARKMVCEWGMSERLGPMTFGKKQEEIFLGREIAQHRDYSEKTAQLIDQEVRAIVEKAANTAEKLIQENLDKLHALAKALLEREMLDGNEIDAILNQVDEERKKQTRNKSQAKLAVNGSSLAKAPEPKRRTRKKSSAAQKPEAEKELV; this is translated from the coding sequence ATGATCTTTTGGGTTTCCCAATGGTTCAAGCCAGGTGGGACTGAGGATCGGCAAGCCGATTTGAAGCAATTCAAGGAATGGCTAGAGACAGGGAAGATCAGCGAGGTGATGATTAAGGGGCAAGAGCTTCAAGTGATCCTCAAGGGGGATGACATGGAGCGACAGCCATACCAGGTGGTCTTGCCAGAGCAGGTGGATATCAATACAGTCTTTCGGTGGATCGATGATTATGGCTTGCGGGTGGAGGCCAAACCTCGGACAGTGGAATGGTGGGGCTACCTGTTAAATGCTTTGCCGTTCTTAATTTTGATCATCTTCTGGTTCGTGCTACTGCGCCGGATGCAGGGCGGCGGCGCTAAAGGCATCTTCTCGTTTGGCAAATCGCGGGCCCGAATGATCTCTGAAAATAAACTGCGGGTGACGTTCGAGGATGTGGCAGGGGCGGACGAGGCCAAGCAAGAGCTCAAAGAGATCATCGATTTCTTAAAGGAGCCAGAGAAATTTCAAAAATTGGGTGGCAAAATTCCGAAAGGTGCATTGCTGTTAGGCCCGCCGGGGACAGGCAAGACCTTGCTGGCCAAGGCGGTTGCTGGGGAGGCTGGGGTGCCATTTTTCAGCATGTCTGGAGCGGATTTTGTTGAGATGTTTGTCGGTGTTGGTGCGTCTCGGGTACGCGATCTATTTGAGCAGGGCAAAAAGAACGCGCCATGCATCATTTTTATCGATGAACTGGACGCAGTCGGCCGGCATCGTGGTGCTGGATTGGGCGGCGGCCATGATGAACGCGAGCAAACGCTGAACCAGTTACTGGTGGAAATGGATGGTTTTGATTCGAATGAGGGTGTGATTTTGTTGGCCGCCACCAATCGACCCGATGTGTTGGACTCTGCCCTTTTGCGACCTGGCCGGTTCGATAGACAGATCGTGGTTGACCGGCCTGATGTTCGCGGTCGTGAAGGAATTCTGAAGGTTCATACCCGGAAAATCCCATTGGGTAGCGACGTAGACATTTCAGTGCTGGCCAAAGGGACGCCGGGATTCTCCGGGGCTGATCTGGCCAATATGGTCAATGAGGCCGCGCTGTTGGCCGCTCGCAAGAATAAGAAGAAAGTGGACATGGAGGACCTGGAAGAGGCCAAGGATAAAGTGCTCATGGGAACCGAGCGGAAAAGCCTATTGATCAGCGACGAAGAGAAACGGAGCACAGCCTATCACGAGGCGGGTCATGCCATGGTAGCCAAATTGACTCCTGGATCAGATCCAGTGCATAAGGTGACCATTATTCCCCGCGGTCGCGCATTGGGCGTAACCACTACGCTGCCGTTGGATGAGAAACATAACTACTCGAAGGATTATTGCGAGCGGATGTTGATCCATCTATTAGGCGGACGTGCAGCCGAGAAAATTGTTCTGAATCAATTGACCACTGGGGCTGGGAACGACATTGAGCGCGCTACCGAAATTGCCCGCAAAATGGTATGCGAATGGGGCATGAGTGAACGGTTAGGGCCAATGACGTTCGGCAAAAAACAGGAAGAAATCTTCCTGGGCCGAGAAATCGCCCAACACCGAGATTACAGCGAAAAAACCGCCCAATTGATCGATCAAGAGGTCAGAGCAATTGTTGAGAAAGCAGCTAATACCGCAGAAAAACTGATTCAAGAAAACCTTGACAAATTGCACGCATTGGCCAAAGCTCTGCTGGAACGCGAGATGCTGGACGGCAATGAGATCGATGCGATCTTGAACCAGGTGGATGAAGAACGAAAAAAACAAACTCGAAATAAATCCCAGGCCAAGCTAGCTGTGAATGGGTCAAGCCTTGCTAAAGCTCCAGAACCAAAACGAAGGACTCGCAAAAAATCCAGCGCGGCTCAGAAACCAGAGGCTGAAAAAGAACTCGTCTGA
- the tilS gene encoding tRNA lysidine(34) synthetase TilS: MTDLVKNFIDYNENHQLIRSGDHVLVAVSGGIDSVVLLHLLIQIRDQFGLQLEILHVNHGLRGEQSDRDERFVAQLAERYQLPLIVRKVNVRKYQERHKVSEEEGARLLRYQVFQWALKRTGADHIALGHQADDQVETILDHWLRGSGVKGLSGMPVRRGKIIRPLLFATRKEIETYARAYKLDFVEDETNVMFHYRRNRIRHELIPYLEKQFNPAVKSAILRTAGIMSEVEIYLAEQGRLAVDRCLVSSKKDKIILDLNGFLKYFIIVQKYALYEIVARLALPRSVLTANKIERILRLASNRRSGKKVKLSSEWEVWHDSHFLAFCRRGGVPGKKSVPLNSVVPLSNEHLLLENRLMTIREVPQIFPTDRTVEYIDYDQVIGELKIRLPQPGDRFRPLNSPGQKKLSDFFIDRKVPLHERREIPLLVCDAGIIWVVGHQIDDKFKITDRTTRVLMLKVIEKGIAA, translated from the coding sequence ATGACAGACCTGGTAAAAAATTTTATCGACTACAATGAAAACCACCAACTGATTCGCTCTGGAGATCATGTTTTAGTGGCCGTATCTGGCGGGATCGATTCGGTGGTGCTGTTGCATTTGTTGATTCAGATTCGAGACCAATTTGGTTTGCAATTAGAAATTTTGCATGTGAATCATGGTCTGCGAGGGGAGCAGTCGGATCGAGACGAGCGATTTGTTGCACAATTGGCTGAGCGCTATCAGCTTCCCCTGATTGTCCGCAAAGTGAATGTGAGAAAGTATCAGGAGCGCCACAAGGTTTCCGAGGAGGAAGGGGCACGATTGCTACGGTATCAGGTGTTCCAGTGGGCATTAAAGCGGACAGGAGCGGACCACATTGCGCTGGGACATCAGGCTGACGACCAAGTGGAGACGATACTCGATCATTGGTTGCGCGGCAGCGGGGTCAAAGGGCTATCTGGGATGCCAGTGCGTCGCGGCAAGATCATCCGTCCGCTACTATTTGCCACTCGAAAGGAGATTGAAACTTATGCTCGAGCGTACAAGTTAGACTTTGTTGAGGATGAAACCAATGTCATGTTTCATTATCGCCGAAATCGCATCCGACATGAACTGATACCCTATTTGGAGAAGCAGTTCAACCCAGCAGTCAAGAGCGCCATATTGCGGACTGCGGGGATCATGTCGGAGGTGGAAATTTATTTGGCCGAACAGGGGCGGCTGGCTGTTGATCGTTGCCTGGTCAGTTCAAAAAAAGATAAAATAATCCTTGACCTTAATGGTTTTTTAAAGTATTTTATCATTGTTCAAAAGTATGCATTGTATGAGATCGTGGCGAGATTGGCGCTGCCGCGTTCGGTTTTAACTGCTAATAAGATTGAGCGGATTTTAAGGCTGGCCTCAAATAGACGTTCGGGCAAAAAGGTGAAACTCAGTTCCGAATGGGAAGTATGGCATGATTCGCATTTTCTGGCTTTTTGCCGACGAGGCGGAGTTCCGGGCAAAAAATCCGTGCCGTTAAATAGTGTCGTGCCACTGTCCAATGAGCACCTGCTATTGGAGAATCGGCTGATGACAATTCGAGAAGTGCCCCAAATTTTTCCAACTGATCGGACAGTGGAATATATTGATTATGATCAGGTGATCGGAGAGTTGAAAATTCGACTTCCTCAACCAGGAGATCGATTTCGGCCGCTGAATTCACCAGGGCAAAAAAAGTTATCGGATTTTTTCATCGATCGAAAAGTTCCGCTGCATGAACGCCGTGAGATCCCGCTATTGGTGTGCGATGCTGGGATCATCTGGGTAGTGGGACACCAGATCGATGACAAATTCAAAATTACCGATCGAACAACACGTGTGCTGATGTTAAAAGTTATTGAAAAGGGAATTGCTGCATGA
- a CDS encoding tetratricopeptide repeat protein, producing MVGIAIVGGIMAVSKSWFGNGLLADDALPKAGWLSNFGDTISELWIFSPLALIILISAIIILLYFYKTAEWMDKRKLLLGVALIGMFILAGNWLDRYRHREPAVKFRLMMLPVRGNASLGNSQWMAPALWRMVAQQLHRALADQAIVIVDKWTPGDLTCDSLDLGRLQQLFHVDHLLFGELTGSSSYPTLIYHLVQIPVGSVVRCDTLSLIPSQFPTIALAVCDTILHYFRLKPRSVARTIGYTSLENYRQLLEAIELYQDQKLVLAKNRIENVIANDSSLVDALVLAGKIQFSFAAAKKKNGESPADEFERTKIWLNRALTKDSSCAEAWLYLGEYYIYQQRWSMAEQMLLRAYRLQPNEPRLYLALSRLHPSRYRHLGFKNERELFERAIFFDPTYEDAYLMLSDHYLFENQRKQAIQLLERYLDINPNSVPALMALGKIYLVRNEILKIIEIYNRVLQLQPQNADAYYNLGILYYNSDDYDTAEQLLKRAIAINNHPNAHLYLAYLYEAQGNLPLAIEHLRERIRLRKGVEDEFAEEARKHLFALLHPDSSKAQSVENGK from the coding sequence ATGGTGGGGATAGCGATTGTTGGTGGGATAATGGCAGTTTCCAAAAGTTGGTTTGGAAACGGTTTATTAGCGGATGATGCGTTGCCGAAAGCTGGTTGGTTGAGCAATTTCGGCGATACGATTTCCGAGCTCTGGATTTTCTCGCCTTTGGCGCTGATAATTTTGATCAGCGCCATTATCATTTTGCTCTATTTTTACAAAACTGCTGAGTGGATGGATAAACGGAAATTGCTTCTCGGTGTTGCATTGATCGGCATGTTCATCCTGGCAGGGAATTGGCTTGATCGGTATCGCCACAGGGAACCAGCAGTGAAATTCCGTCTCATGATGCTTCCTGTGCGCGGCAATGCCTCATTGGGCAATTCCCAGTGGATGGCACCAGCACTGTGGCGGATGGTCGCTCAACAATTGCATCGGGCGCTGGCCGATCAAGCGATTGTCATCGTTGATAAATGGACCCCCGGCGATCTTACCTGCGATTCTCTCGATTTGGGACGATTGCAACAATTATTTCATGTGGACCATTTACTGTTCGGGGAATTGACAGGATCCTCATCCTATCCAACTTTGATTTATCATTTGGTTCAAATTCCAGTCGGTTCGGTCGTCCGCTGTGACACCTTGTCACTTATCCCAAGTCAGTTCCCCACAATCGCGCTTGCGGTTTGTGATACTATTTTACACTATTTTCGTCTCAAACCTCGTTCGGTTGCTAGAACCATTGGCTACACATCGCTCGAAAATTATCGGCAGCTGCTTGAGGCGATTGAGCTGTATCAAGATCAAAAATTAGTCCTTGCCAAAAACCGAATTGAAAATGTGATTGCTAACGATAGTTCCCTGGTGGATGCATTGGTTTTGGCAGGGAAAATTCAATTTTCATTCGCTGCAGCAAAGAAAAAGAACGGTGAATCCCCTGCAGATGAGTTCGAACGAACCAAGATTTGGTTGAATCGCGCGCTGACCAAGGATTCCAGTTGTGCCGAGGCGTGGTTGTATCTGGGAGAATATTATATCTATCAGCAGCGGTGGTCTATGGCGGAACAGATGCTGCTTCGAGCCTATCGATTGCAGCCCAATGAACCTCGGCTGTATTTAGCCCTATCGCGACTGCATCCTTCACGCTATCGCCATTTGGGTTTTAAAAACGAGCGTGAATTATTTGAGCGTGCGATTTTTTTCGATCCAACGTATGAGGACGCCTACTTGATGCTGTCAGATCATTATCTATTCGAAAATCAGCGCAAGCAAGCAATTCAACTGTTAGAGCGATATCTAGACATCAATCCGAACTCGGTGCCTGCCTTGATGGCATTAGGAAAAATCTATTTGGTCCGAAACGAAATATTAAAGATCATTGAGATTTACAATCGCGTGCTGCAGCTCCAGCCCCAGAACGCTGATGCGTACTATAATCTGGGGATCCTATATTACAACTCCGATGATTATGACACAGCCGAACAATTATTGAAACGCGCTATAGCGATCAATAATCATCCCAATGCCCATCTTTATCTGGCTTACCTTTACGAAGCCCAGGGGAACTTGCCATTGGCGATCGAACATCTTCGCGAGCGGATTCGTCTTCGCAAGGGGGTGGAAGATGAATTCGCTGAAGAAGCCCGGAAACACCTATTCGCCTTGCTACATCCAGATTCCAGCAAGGCGCAATCTGTTGAGAATGGAAAATGA